Within the candidate division WOR-3 bacterium genome, the region TTTCTTCTTCAAAATCGGATATAACTTTAAAGAGAGATGCGCAACCGCCTCCGGGGTAGTTTCGGTCTGACATTTTAGATACTTCAAACAGATGTCCTCAAAGCGGTCATGTTTTATATTTGGATCTATTAACCACGCGGCAATTTTAATGTCAAAAAATGGTGGAGATAAAAGAGTGGTCTTTACCAGTTCCTTAAGATCGAATCCCACTTTTACTACTTTTTTATCGGTAAGCAGTAACATTGCGGTTTGAGATTCTGCAACAAAAACTTCCTTATCCTCAAAATTTAGAAACCAATTATTATCAGTAAAGGCAATACCTACGAGTTTCTTTCCTTCTGGTACAAAGAAAACCCTTTTTGTGTTCAGCGCTTTGGAATCAAAACGGGGTGCAAATTCTCTTATCAACGAATGGAACTCCAACTCCTCAAGAATTCTTAAAAGCTTATCAAGATCCGGTTCTTTAACTGCTAACTCCTCGGGTGTAACTACCAAAGGGACCTCACTCGCCAGCTCAACAAGATTTTTTGATAAAAGCAAAAGCTCCCGATGCTCTTTAAGTTTTGGGTCCTCCTCCAGGGCTATTTCAAGATTTGGATATTTCTTCAAAATTTCCAATGCACGATGCGGTCCGATCCCCGGAACACCCGGGATATTATCAATTGAATCACCGCATAAGGCTAGATATTCCCCAATCCGCTCTGGACCCACGCCATATTTTTCTATAACCCTTTTCTGATCGTATATGATATCATTAAAAACATCATAGATAAAGACATTCTTTGAGATGAGTTGCATCAGGTCCTTGTCAGAACTGACAATGTATATTTCTCCACAATCCTTTAATTTTTTGGTAAGGGTGGCAAGGATGTCATCGGCTTCATATCCCATAACTTCAAATGTCTTAATCCCCAATAACCGGGTAATCTCCTTCGTTTTTTCAATTTGGAATGGGATATCCTTAGGGAGTGCAGGCCGAGTCGCTTTATATTCTTTAAATAATTGATCCCGGAAGGTCTCACCAGGAGCATCAAATGCCAGGGCGACGTATTCGCTGCCAAACTTTGTCCGGATTTTTTTTAGCGAATTCAAAAAGCCAAAAATCCCGGAGGTATTCTGCCCTTTAGAATTCCTTAATGGATTTTTAATAAATGCAAAATATGCCCGGAAAATCAAAGAATGGGCATCAAGAAGCAAAAATCTTCTCACTCCCAATTATACTTGATATTTGGGATATTGCAAGAGAGTTTGTCTTTTTTGATAATCATTTAAAATAAAAAATAGTTTAAAAAGCTATGTGTATTTTGCAATTTCACGCAAAAGTCTTTCGGTCTCTTTAGCCTCTTTTTCATCTATCGGATTTATCGCAAAACCCGCATGGATCATCACATAATCACCCACTTTCACTTCCGGGGTTAAAACGATTGAAATCTCCTTTTTTACCCCCATTATTTCCGCAATCGCTGTATCACCATCAATTTTTTCTATCCTCCCCACTACTGCCAGGCACATGGCTTTCACCTCCCATCTTTAATCAGATTTCCTCCGATCACCTGCCCGTAAGAAATACAACCATCATTCGTAGGAAGCTTACGGTGGATATAAACCACAAAACCATTGGTTTCTAATTTATTTATCAGCAATCGTAATAAATAACGATTCTGAAAGACGCCCCCTGATAAAATCACTTTGTTCACCCCATAAATCCTACGCAGCTTTCTTACGATGTCAAGAGAGAACTGGGCAACGGTGTTATGAAATTTTGCTGAGATAGTAGACCTATCTATCCCTTCCTTAAGATCTTCTAATATTCCTTCAAGCATTGGTTTGATGAGAATGAGGAATTCGTTATCCGGTGTCATTTCTCCCGGGCAGGAATCTGGAAGAGATTTTATAATTTCATAAGGATAAACTCCACTTTTATTCTTGCTTGCAACATATTCCAGATTTATTGCGGCCTCGGCTTCGTATGTAATCTCTCGGGTGATACCGAGCAACGCAGAAACGCAATCAAACATTCTTCCTAT harbors:
- a CDS encoding HypC/HybG/HupF family hydrogenase formation chaperone; the protein is MCLAVVGRIEKIDGDTAIAEIMGVKKEISIVLTPEVKVGDYVMIHAGFAINPIDEKEAKETERLLREIAKYT